In a genomic window of Paraburkholderia phenazinium:
- a CDS encoding efflux RND transporter permease subunit, producing MWIVNIALRRPLTFIVAAILILLATPFVLLRMPTDIFPEIDIPVVSIIWSYNGLDATDMAQRIVTVSERSLTTTVNDIDHIESSSLAGVGVIKLYLRPGASVPMAVAQAVANVQQTLRVLPPGITAPLVIKYSASSVPIIQLGLSSDTLSEQQLNDLGMNFLRPQLVTIPGTAVPYPYGGKSRVIAVDLDTQALLAKGMTPTDVVNAVTAQNLILPSGTAKLGATEYQVDVNGAPEAISELNAIPVSTKNGSTTYLSEVAHVRDGFSPQTSVVRQDGHRGVLQPILKNGGSSTLQIVSDLRKMLPLAAASLPKDLRITPLFDQSVFVKSAITGVIREAAIAAALTAAMILMFLGSWRSTVIIAVSIPLSILSSIIMLSICGQTINLMTLGGLALAVGILVDDATVTIENIERHLHLGTPLEDAILTGAGEIAVPALVSTLCICIVFVPMFFLSGVAKFLFVPLAEAVVFAMIASYVLSRTLVPTLVKYLMANVSHHAANPTPNLFHRVQGRFEAGFERLRAGYVEVLEVVLSNRTLFVSIFLGICIASCGLFLTLGRDFFPSVDSGQIRLHMRGPTGMRIEETARLADEVEGTIRQVIPAGDLDTILDNIGLPVSGINLAYSNGGTIGNSDAEILIALKEGKHGNTRDYVRTLRTELAKKYPGAEFFFQPADMVTQILNFGSPAAIDVQFAGNDPEKLRSIANNLSYQMRKIPGAVDVHVYQLDNNPGLGLRMNRTEIQQVGLNATDVAENMLDSLSGSFQTSPSFWLSKNGVVYNVAVQSPQYRINTLDDLLRTPVAHVGSGYPSQLLGNLVQVKPEIQPAVVTHYNIMPTVDIYADVDGRDLGSVSGQIQTLIKQVQPTLPRGARVTLRGQVQTMNSSFLALGVGLVMAILLVYLLIVINFQTWVDAFIIITALPAALAGIAWMLFFTETTLSVPALMGAIMTMGVATANSILLVSFARERMAAGCDALTAAYEAGATRIRPVLMTALAMIIGMIPMALGMGDGGEQNAPLGRAVIGGLLFATFSTLLFVPSVFALLHRKRPQHIAEAPALGE from the coding sequence CGGCGTGGGCGTGATCAAGCTTTATCTGCGCCCTGGCGCCAGCGTACCAATGGCCGTGGCTCAGGCTGTCGCCAATGTGCAGCAGACGCTGCGCGTATTGCCGCCCGGCATTACCGCGCCGCTCGTCATCAAATATTCGGCGTCGAGCGTACCGATCATCCAGTTGGGCTTGTCCAGCGACACGCTGTCGGAACAGCAGTTGAACGACCTCGGGATGAACTTCCTGCGGCCTCAGCTCGTGACCATTCCTGGAACGGCGGTCCCGTATCCATATGGTGGGAAATCGCGCGTCATCGCGGTCGACCTCGATACGCAGGCCTTGCTGGCGAAGGGCATGACACCGACCGACGTCGTGAACGCCGTGACTGCACAGAACCTGATCCTGCCGTCGGGAACGGCGAAGCTCGGCGCCACCGAATACCAGGTTGACGTGAATGGGGCGCCCGAGGCCATTTCCGAGTTGAACGCCATTCCGGTTAGCACGAAGAACGGCTCGACCACTTACCTCAGCGAAGTGGCTCACGTACGGGACGGCTTCTCGCCGCAAACCAGCGTGGTTCGCCAGGATGGACACCGCGGCGTGCTTCAGCCGATCCTGAAGAATGGCGGTTCGTCGACACTGCAGATCGTCAGCGACCTCAGAAAGATGTTGCCGTTGGCGGCCGCTTCCCTGCCGAAGGATCTGCGCATCACGCCGCTCTTCGACCAGTCCGTGTTCGTCAAAAGTGCGATTACAGGCGTGATCCGCGAAGCGGCGATTGCCGCCGCGCTGACCGCCGCCATGATCCTGATGTTCCTCGGGAGTTGGCGCAGCACGGTCATCATTGCCGTGTCGATTCCATTGTCGATACTGTCGTCCATCATCATGCTCAGCATCTGTGGACAGACCATCAACCTGATGACGCTCGGCGGCCTGGCGCTGGCGGTGGGTATTCTCGTCGACGATGCGACCGTGACGATCGAAAACATCGAGCGTCACCTGCATCTCGGCACACCGCTCGAAGACGCCATCCTGACGGGTGCGGGCGAGATCGCGGTACCGGCGCTTGTTTCGACACTGTGTATCTGTATCGTTTTCGTGCCGATGTTCTTTCTGAGCGGCGTCGCGAAGTTCCTCTTCGTGCCGCTGGCCGAGGCAGTCGTGTTCGCGATGATCGCCTCCTACGTGCTCTCACGAACGCTCGTGCCGACGCTGGTCAAGTATCTGATGGCCAACGTATCGCACCACGCCGCCAATCCCACGCCTAACCTGTTCCACCGGGTGCAGGGCCGCTTCGAAGCGGGCTTCGAGCGCCTGCGTGCCGGTTATGTCGAGGTGCTTGAGGTGGTGTTGTCCAACCGTACGCTTTTTGTCTCGATCTTCCTCGGTATCTGTATCGCCTCTTGTGGGCTGTTCCTGACCTTGGGGCGCGATTTTTTCCCGAGCGTCGACTCCGGTCAGATCCGCTTGCACATGCGCGGTCCCACGGGCATGCGTATCGAGGAGACAGCCAGGCTTGCTGACGAAGTCGAAGGGACCATCCGTCAGGTTATTCCCGCCGGCGATCTCGACACGATCCTGGACAACATCGGCTTGCCGGTCAGCGGGATCAATCTGGCATACAGCAACGGTGGCACGATCGGCAATTCGGATGCTGAAATTCTGATTGCCCTGAAAGAAGGCAAACACGGCAACACGCGCGACTACGTTCGAACCTTGCGGACCGAGCTGGCCAAAAAGTATCCCGGCGCCGAGTTCTTCTTTCAGCCGGCCGACATGGTGACGCAGATTCTCAACTTCGGCTCGCCTGCAGCAATCGACGTTCAGTTTGCCGGCAACGACCCGGAGAAATTGCGCAGTATTGCCAATAACCTGTCCTATCAGATGCGCAAGATTCCCGGGGCGGTCGACGTTCACGTCTATCAGCTGGACAACAACCCCGGTCTCGGCTTGCGCATGAACCGCACCGAAATCCAGCAGGTCGGACTCAACGCGACCGACGTCGCCGAGAACATGCTCGATTCCCTCAGCGGCAGCTTCCAGACCTCGCCGTCGTTCTGGTTGAGCAAGAACGGGGTGGTCTACAACGTCGCCGTGCAGTCGCCGCAATATCGCATCAACACGCTGGATGACCTGCTGCGCACACCGGTGGCGCACGTCGGCTCGGGGTATCCGTCCCAATTGCTCGGCAATCTGGTGCAGGTCAAGCCGGAGATCCAGCCTGCCGTCGTGACGCATTACAACATCATGCCGACAGTCGACATCTACGCGGACGTCGACGGACGGGATCTGGGCTCAGTCAGCGGCCAGATCCAGACATTGATCAAACAGGTTCAGCCCACGTTGCCGCGCGGCGCCCGGGTCACGCTGCGTGGCCAGGTGCAGACCATGAACTCGTCGTTCCTCGCGCTTGGCGTGGGACTGGTCATGGCGATCCTGCTCGTCTATCTGCTCATCGTGATCAACTTTCAGACCTGGGTCGACGCCTTCATCATCATTACCGCGCTGCCCGCTGCACTGGCCGGTATCGCATGGATGCTGTTCTTCACTGAGACCACGCTGAGCGTCCCCGCATTGATGGGAGCCATCATGACCATGGGGGTGGCGACCGCCAACAGCATCCTGCTCGTCTCGTTTGCACGCGAACGCATGGCTGCAGGTTGCGATGCGCTGACGGCCGCATACGAAGCGGGTGCAACGCGGATTCGCCCGGTTCTGATGACCGCGCTTGCCATGATCATCGGGATGATTCCGATGGCGCTCGGGATGGGCGATGGTGGCGAGCAGAACGCACCTCTGGGACGTGCCGTGATTGGCGGCCTGCTGTTCGCGACGTTCTCGACCCTGCTATTCGTTCCTTCTGTCTTTGCGCTCCTGCACAGGAAGCGTCCTCAACACATTGCCGAAGCTCCGGCGCTTGGAGAATAA
- a CDS encoding efflux RND transporter periplasmic adaptor subunit: MSSSHDSVVPASSRDAESGKADSTAVKRASKIAVMVVIAFAVLGARAIWDRSAHANALEKTASESAQQYVTAVKPKAGPADQTVKLPGTLMGVTESPIYARSTGYIAHWYKDIGDTVKQGDLLATVDTPEIDRELSAAEATREQVKARLDLAGISAKRWQKLRSDDAVSQEELDERQSALTQSQADLDAANAEVGRLQELERFKSIVAPFAGVITRRNIDIGALVDAGSEGAGKELFMLAKTDVLKTYVYVPEAYSQRVKNGDRVRVTLNELPGKNFYGTVVRTADAIDTVTRSMQIEVDLPNPDGVLKPGAYADVQLDLPSSDAVVIPANTLLFRAEGLRVAVIDPNGQVHLKPVTVGEDYGTTLQITQGVNATDRLVLNPPDSLEDGQHVSVR, from the coding sequence ATGTCCAGTTCCCACGATTCTGTTGTACCGGCATCCAGTCGTGATGCTGAATCAGGCAAGGCCGATTCGACGGCCGTCAAGCGGGCCTCAAAAATTGCAGTGATGGTGGTTATTGCGTTTGCAGTGCTAGGGGCGAGAGCAATCTGGGATCGTTCGGCGCACGCCAATGCACTCGAGAAGACAGCTAGCGAGAGCGCGCAACAATACGTGACGGCGGTCAAGCCCAAAGCCGGGCCCGCCGATCAGACGGTCAAGCTGCCGGGCACACTCATGGGCGTGACGGAATCGCCGATTTATGCCAGAAGCACAGGGTATATCGCGCATTGGTACAAGGACATCGGCGATACGGTCAAGCAAGGGGATCTGCTGGCGACCGTGGACACGCCTGAGATCGACCGGGAACTGAGTGCGGCCGAAGCCACGCGTGAGCAGGTCAAGGCCCGTCTCGATCTCGCGGGCATCTCGGCGAAGCGCTGGCAGAAGTTGCGCTCGGACGACGCGGTGTCGCAGGAGGAGCTCGACGAACGGCAGAGCGCACTCACTCAAAGCCAGGCCGATCTCGACGCTGCGAATGCGGAGGTCGGCCGGCTCCAGGAGCTCGAGCGCTTCAAGAGCATCGTGGCCCCGTTCGCCGGCGTGATCACGCGACGCAACATCGACATAGGGGCATTGGTCGACGCAGGCTCAGAAGGGGCAGGCAAGGAACTGTTCATGCTGGCCAAAACGGACGTGCTGAAAACCTATGTGTACGTGCCCGAGGCCTATTCGCAGCGGGTCAAGAACGGCGATAGGGTGCGCGTCACGCTCAACGAACTTCCCGGCAAGAACTTCTACGGCACCGTTGTGCGTACCGCCGACGCGATCGATACCGTGACTCGCTCGATGCAGATCGAGGTCGATCTGCCCAACCCGGACGGCGTGCTGAAGCCTGGCGCGTACGCCGACGTGCAACTGGATCTGCCGTCGAGCGATGCAGTTGTGATCCCGGCCAATACGTTGCTGTTCCGCGCCGAAGGCCTGCGCGTGGCGGTGATTGATCCCAATGGTCAGGTTCATCTGAAACCCGTGACGGTCGGAGAAGACTACGGCACCACGCTGCAGATTACCCAGGGTGTGAATGCCACGGACCGTCTGGTACTCAATCCGCCCGACTCGCTCGAGGATGGCCAGCATGTCTCCGTCCGCTAA